A region of Paraburkholderia sp. BL23I1N1 DNA encodes the following proteins:
- the tehA gene encoding dicarboxylate transporter/tellurite-resistance protein TehA — protein sequence MNSNRGTIPVSFFGIAVGALAFANLWRVAIRVWHLPAVVGDTLTIVSLLVWLVVLLAYGHKWLTNSAEARAEMQHPVQSSFAALGPVSSLLAAQLLQPYAHAVAVALFGVAVVAQLAVGVYLHGQLWQGGRKPELITPAIYLPTVASNFVAGTAAAAFGFHQLGGLFFGAGVLLWLAIESLILQRAAVHEPLPEALRPILGIQLAPPVVGGVTYLSLSSGTPDLIALILLGYGLYQVLLLLRLLPWIRQQAFVPGYWAFSFGVAALPTMAIRMVERGATGPLEWLAPVLFVVGNLVIGILVVKTLGLLVRGKLIPPAVAPQPVARIPADSRIARIS from the coding sequence ATGAACAGCAATCGTGGCACGATTCCCGTTTCTTTCTTCGGGATCGCGGTGGGCGCCCTGGCGTTCGCCAACTTGTGGCGCGTAGCGATCAGAGTGTGGCATCTGCCGGCGGTCGTCGGCGACACGTTGACGATCGTATCGCTTCTGGTATGGCTGGTCGTTCTGCTCGCTTACGGGCATAAGTGGCTGACGAACTCAGCCGAGGCTCGTGCGGAAATGCAGCATCCGGTGCAATCGTCGTTTGCGGCGCTCGGGCCGGTTTCCAGTTTGCTGGCCGCGCAGCTGTTGCAGCCTTATGCGCACGCGGTTGCAGTTGCGCTGTTTGGTGTGGCGGTGGTGGCCCAATTGGCAGTTGGCGTGTACCTGCATGGACAGCTCTGGCAAGGCGGCCGCAAACCTGAACTGATCACGCCGGCTATTTATCTGCCGACCGTGGCGTCGAATTTTGTCGCGGGCACGGCGGCTGCCGCCTTCGGTTTTCATCAGCTGGGCGGGTTGTTCTTCGGCGCCGGTGTGCTGTTGTGGCTTGCAATCGAATCGCTGATTCTGCAGCGCGCCGCCGTGCATGAGCCGCTGCCTGAAGCCCTGCGTCCTATCCTTGGCATACAACTCGCGCCGCCGGTAGTGGGTGGGGTGACGTACCTGAGCCTGAGCAGCGGAACGCCCGACCTGATCGCGCTGATCCTGCTCGGCTATGGGCTCTATCAGGTGTTGCTGCTGTTGCGCCTGCTGCCGTGGATTCGCCAGCAAGCCTTCGTGCCGGGATACTGGGCGTTCAGCTTCGGCGTCGCCGCATTACCCACCATGGCGATCCGCATGGTCGAACGAGGTGCAACGGGTCCGCTCGAATGGCTCGCGCCGGTTCTGTTCGTCGTGGGGAATCTGGTGATCGGAATTCTGGTGGTAAAGACGCTTGGGTTGCTGGTGCGAGGCAAGTTGATTCCTCCCGCAGTTGCCCCTCAGCCGGTAGCTCGAATTCCGGCTGACTCGCGTATCGCGAGGATCAGCTAG
- a CDS encoding DUF4126 family protein, whose protein sequence is MSIYVLALLIGVVAGLRAMTAPAAVSWAAHLGWLPLQDTPLAFLGFTATPYIFTVLAIVELITDQLPTTPSRTVPMQFGTRIVLGGLCGAAIGAAHGGLLGGLIAGIVGAVTGTLGGARVRGALAGAFGRDLPAALIEDAMAVVGAVLIVMALR, encoded by the coding sequence ATGTCTATCTATGTCCTCGCATTGCTCATTGGCGTAGTAGCCGGCCTTCGCGCGATGACCGCGCCCGCGGCCGTCAGTTGGGCTGCGCATCTGGGTTGGTTGCCGCTGCAGGACACACCGCTGGCATTTCTCGGCTTCACGGCCACACCGTACATCTTCACCGTGCTGGCGATCGTCGAACTGATTACCGATCAACTGCCGACAACGCCTAGCCGTACCGTGCCGATGCAATTTGGCACGCGTATCGTGCTGGGGGGATTGTGCGGCGCGGCGATCGGGGCCGCCCACGGCGGCTTGCTGGGTGGTTTGATTGCGGGGATAGTGGGCGCGGTAACTGGCACCTTGGGCGGCGCGAGGGTGAGAGGAGCGTTAGCGGGCGCGTTTGGTCGCGACTTGCCGGCCGCGCTGATCGAAGACGCGATGGCGGTGGTGGGTGCCGTGTTGATTGTGATGGCGTTGCGTTGA
- a CDS encoding citryl-CoA lyase, whose translation MTQTFDAAKLAAEYWSTSIIDIHPGSIKVRGFPIQELIGNVSFPQMIWLMLRGELPDAAQARLFEAALVASVDHGPHAPSIAISRMATSCGLPLNGAMASAINALDDVHGGAGQQAVELYDSIAEGMQAGATLEEAVEQGVDAFTAEHGKYLPGFGHRFHPVDPRAIRLLALVDQSVEQKSISGQYAAIARGIEALLKQRKNKPVPMNIDGATAVIYAELGFAPELARGVFCLSRAVGILSHAWEQRGRNERNKGPMPRQMSYTYTGKPERHLS comes from the coding sequence ATGACGCAAACATTCGACGCCGCCAAGCTCGCCGCCGAGTACTGGAGCACTTCGATCATCGATATTCATCCAGGCTCGATCAAGGTGCGCGGATTCCCGATTCAGGAGTTGATCGGCAACGTCAGTTTTCCGCAGATGATCTGGCTGATGCTGCGCGGTGAGCTGCCAGATGCCGCGCAAGCGCGTTTGTTCGAGGCGGCGCTGGTGGCATCGGTGGATCACGGCCCGCATGCACCGTCGATTGCAATTTCGCGGATGGCGACCAGTTGCGGTTTGCCGTTGAACGGCGCGATGGCCTCGGCGATCAATGCTTTGGACGACGTACACGGCGGTGCCGGTCAGCAAGCGGTCGAACTTTACGACTCGATCGCCGAAGGTATGCAAGCGGGCGCCACGTTGGAAGAAGCCGTCGAGCAAGGCGTCGATGCCTTTACCGCCGAGCATGGCAAGTATTTGCCTGGTTTTGGGCACCGGTTTCATCCGGTCGATCCCCGGGCTATCCGGCTACTTGCACTCGTGGACCAAAGCGTCGAACAGAAAAGTATCAGCGGACAATACGCCGCTATCGCGCGCGGAATCGAAGCGCTCCTCAAGCAGCGCAAGAATAAACCCGTGCCGATGAATATCGACGGTGCAACCGCCGTGATCTACGCGGAACTCGGCTTTGCGCCGGAGCTGGCACGCGGGGTGTTCTGCCTGTCACGCGCGGTCGGCATTCTCTCGCATGCCTGGGAGCAACGCGGGCGCAACGAGCGCAACAAAGGCCCGATGCCGCGCCAGATGAGCTACACCTATACAGGCAAGCCCGAGCGTCACCTGTCCTGA
- a CDS encoding CaiB/BaiF CoA-transferase family protein: protein MTLPLTGVRVLDLSNVLAGPFCAYQLALLGAEVTKVEHPEGGDLARRLGADKEASTRNMGASFVAVNAGKQSITLNLKDPRGKTILRELVKTADVLVENFRPGVMTRLGLDFDALREVNPKLVYCAISGFGMDGEFSKRPAYDQIIQGISGVMSVTGDAGSAPLRVGYPVSDTVGGLTAAFGICAALVDARASGHGRMLDVSMLEATLATMGWVVSNYLNAGVTPKPMGNENFTAAPSGTFKTGDGPLNIAANENKQFASLCHLIGRADLLDDPRYSERNARKANRAALKAEIEAALASDSATNWEAKFFEAGVPAGRVMSVPEILAHPHLQSREFIHEFAGDGTSKRQRVTRAGFRLSDADTAPTTPAPVLSAHTREHLASIGYDDAQIDHLRSEGVI from the coding sequence ATGACACTGCCGTTGACTGGAGTGCGGGTACTGGATTTGTCGAATGTATTAGCGGGACCGTTTTGCGCGTATCAACTCGCGCTGCTCGGTGCGGAAGTGACCAAGGTCGAGCATCCCGAAGGTGGCGATCTTGCGCGGCGTCTGGGCGCCGACAAGGAAGCGTCGACGCGCAACATGGGGGCCTCGTTCGTTGCGGTGAATGCGGGCAAGCAGTCGATCACGCTCAATCTGAAAGACCCGCGCGGCAAGACCATTTTGCGCGAGCTCGTCAAAACCGCGGATGTGCTGGTCGAAAATTTCCGGCCGGGTGTGATGACGCGGCTCGGCCTCGATTTCGACGCGCTGCGCGAGGTGAATCCAAAGCTCGTGTATTGCGCGATCTCCGGCTTCGGTATGGACGGCGAGTTCTCGAAACGCCCTGCCTACGACCAGATCATCCAGGGCATCTCGGGTGTGATGAGCGTAACGGGCGATGCGGGCAGCGCGCCGTTGCGCGTCGGCTACCCGGTATCGGATACGGTGGGCGGTCTCACCGCTGCGTTCGGCATCTGCGCGGCGTTAGTCGATGCCCGCGCGAGCGGACACGGCCGCATGCTCGACGTCTCGATGCTGGAAGCCACGCTCGCCACAATGGGCTGGGTCGTGTCGAACTATCTGAACGCCGGTGTCACGCCCAAGCCGATGGGTAACGAAAATTTCACGGCCGCGCCTTCGGGCACCTTCAAAACCGGCGACGGGCCGCTCAATATCGCCGCGAACGAGAACAAGCAGTTCGCGAGCCTATGCCATCTGATCGGCCGCGCCGATCTGCTCGACGACCCGCGCTATTCCGAGCGCAACGCGCGCAAAGCGAATCGCGCGGCATTGAAGGCCGAAATCGAAGCAGCGCTGGCGAGCGACAGCGCGACGAACTGGGAAGCCAAATTCTTCGAAGCAGGCGTGCCGGCCGGGCGCGTGATGTCGGTGCCGGAGATTCTCGCGCACCCGCATCTGCAATCGCGCGAGTTCATCCACGAATTCGCCGGCGACGGTACTAGCAAGCGGCAACGCGTCACCCGTGCGGGCTTTCGTCTTTCCGATGCGGATACGGCGCCGACCACACCTGCGCCGGTCCTATCGGCCCATACGCGCGAACATCTTGCTTCGATCGGATACGACGACGCGCAAATCGACCATCTACGCTCCGAAGGAGTGATCTGA
- the bla gene encoding class A beta-lactamase, whose product MITRRKFAGAMLGVSIAGVAVGSGGALGKVVTAGAAKQGGGVAKADAIRQRLAQIEAESGGRLGVSIVDTTSGLHAGLRTDERFPMCSTFKLLAAGFVLTRVDHGQENLERRVVFSNSDLVPYSPATSQHTRERTGEAGMSVADLCKAAITLSDNTAANLLLASFGGPVALTAFARCIGDGITRLDRNEPTLNAATPGDPRDTTTPNAMLGNLRELLLGERLSASSRAQLLAWLAANQTGGERIRAKLPKDWGVGDKTGTGDHGTANDVAILWPPGRGPILVAVYLTETSGDAARCNAAIANVGALVAASV is encoded by the coding sequence ATGATCACAAGACGGAAGTTCGCGGGCGCGATGCTCGGCGTTTCGATAGCTGGGGTTGCGGTTGGAAGCGGCGGCGCGCTCGGGAAAGTGGTGACGGCGGGCGCTGCAAAGCAGGGCGGCGGCGTGGCCAAAGCGGACGCGATCCGTCAGCGGCTCGCGCAGATCGAAGCGGAAAGCGGCGGGCGGCTCGGCGTTTCGATCGTCGATACGACGTCCGGATTGCATGCCGGTCTACGGACGGACGAGCGTTTTCCGATGTGCAGCACATTCAAGCTGCTGGCGGCGGGTTTTGTGCTGACGCGCGTGGATCACGGACAGGAAAACCTGGAGCGGCGCGTTGTGTTTTCCAACAGCGATCTTGTACCGTACTCGCCGGCCACCAGCCAGCACACCCGCGAGCGTACCGGTGAGGCGGGGATGAGCGTCGCCGACTTGTGCAAGGCGGCCATTACGCTCAGCGACAACACCGCGGCCAATCTGCTGCTGGCGAGCTTTGGCGGCCCCGTCGCGTTGACCGCGTTCGCGCGCTGTATCGGCGATGGCATCACGCGCCTGGACCGCAACGAGCCGACGCTAAACGCAGCGACACCTGGCGATCCGCGCGACACCACCACGCCCAACGCCATGCTCGGCAATCTGCGCGAACTGTTGCTGGGCGAGCGCTTGTCCGCTTCGTCGCGTGCGCAACTGCTGGCCTGGCTCGCCGCTAACCAGACCGGCGGCGAACGGATTCGCGCGAAGCTGCCGAAGGATTGGGGTGTCGGCGATAAAACCGGCACGGGGGACCACGGCACGGCAAACGACGTCGCGATTCTTTGGCCGCCGGGACGCGGGCCGATTCTCGTGGCGGTCTACCTCACCGAGACGAGCGGCGACGCGGCGCGCTGCAATGCGGCGATTGCAAACGTCGGCGCACTGGTGGCGGCGTCGGTTTGA
- a CDS encoding LysR family transcriptional regulator, translated as MRPYLPLNALRAFESSARHLSFTRAALELNVTQAAVSQQVRTLEERLGTALFKRLPRGLAMTDEGLALRPVLTDAFDRIEAVLKQFDGGHFHEVLTVGVVGTFAVGWLMPRLKSFRDAHPFVELRLLTNNNLVDLATEGLDFAIRFGDGTWPGSLATRLLDAPLAILCAPDIAKRLSEPADLANETLLRSYRVDDWATWFRAAGIPPRPIRGPVFDSSRLMVEAAMQGAGIALAPALMFDHEINTGRLVRPFEVEVHAGNYWLTWLKGKPKTPAMLLFSQWIVKEAALHAQSTQS; from the coding sequence ATGAGACCGTATCTCCCGTTGAATGCGCTGCGCGCCTTCGAGTCTTCCGCCCGGCATCTGAGCTTTACGCGCGCCGCGCTCGAATTGAACGTCACCCAGGCGGCCGTGAGCCAGCAGGTCAGGACGCTGGAGGAACGGCTGGGCACCGCCCTCTTCAAACGTCTGCCGCGCGGATTGGCCATGACGGACGAAGGCCTGGCGCTACGCCCTGTTCTCACCGATGCATTCGATCGCATCGAAGCCGTGCTCAAACAGTTCGACGGCGGCCACTTTCACGAGGTGTTGACGGTCGGCGTGGTGGGCACCTTCGCGGTAGGCTGGCTGATGCCGCGGCTCAAGTCGTTTCGCGACGCGCATCCGTTTGTCGAACTGCGGCTGCTCACGAACAACAATCTGGTCGATCTCGCCACCGAAGGCCTCGACTTCGCGATTCGTTTCGGCGACGGCACCTGGCCAGGTTCACTCGCCACCCGGCTGCTCGACGCGCCGCTTGCGATCCTGTGTGCGCCTGACATCGCCAAACGACTGTCCGAACCCGCGGATCTCGCCAACGAGACCTTGCTGCGTTCCTATCGCGTCGACGACTGGGCGACCTGGTTCAGAGCGGCCGGCATTCCGCCGCGGCCGATTCGCGGACCGGTGTTCGATTCGTCGCGGCTCATGGTGGAAGCGGCCATGCAGGGTGCGGGTATCGCACTGGCGCCGGCGCTGATGTTCGATCACGAGATCAACACGGGCCGGCTGGTGCGCCCATTCGAGGTGGAAGTGCATGCCGGCAACTACTGGCTGACGTGGTTGAAGGGCAAACCAAAGACGCCGGCGATGCTGCTGTTCAGTCAGTGGATCGTCAAGGAAGCGGCCCTGCACGCACAAAGCACGCAAAGTTAG
- a CDS encoding IclR family transcriptional regulator: MPTPADKSNSKESEGVAVIDRACAILFAFRPEDTALTLAELAARTGLYKSTLLRLAGSLIQHRLLLRLDDGRYQLGSATFMLGALYQRSLNVGDILVPLMRELAETSGESVSFYVRDEAVRVCLHRVDSTHAVRFHVREGDVLPLESGSGGHALLAFGGMPGAPYDKIREDFYCVSIGERDRETAGISMPVFGVRQSLRGVLTLAGPSSRIDQAFLERNLGALFDCAARATDALGGDSCAMRNAQQHAAEVQDR; encoded by the coding sequence ATGCCAACGCCAGCGGACAAATCAAACTCAAAGGAAAGCGAGGGCGTTGCCGTCATCGATCGTGCTTGCGCGATCCTGTTCGCCTTCCGGCCGGAGGACACCGCGCTCACGCTCGCCGAACTGGCGGCGCGCACGGGGCTCTACAAGAGCACGCTGTTGCGGCTCGCGGGCTCGCTGATCCAGCACCGCCTGCTGCTGCGTCTGGACGACGGCCGCTATCAACTCGGCTCCGCGACCTTCATGCTCGGCGCGCTGTATCAGCGCAGCCTGAACGTTGGCGACATTCTGGTGCCGTTGATGCGCGAACTCGCGGAAACGAGCGGCGAAAGCGTGTCCTTCTATGTGCGCGACGAGGCCGTGCGCGTGTGTCTGCATCGGGTGGACTCCACGCATGCGGTGCGATTTCACGTGCGCGAAGGCGACGTGCTTCCGCTGGAAAGCGGCTCGGGCGGCCATGCGCTGCTGGCGTTCGGCGGCATGCCGGGCGCGCCGTACGACAAGATTCGCGAGGACTTCTACTGTGTGTCGATCGGCGAGCGCGATCGGGAGACGGCCGGGATTTCGATGCCGGTATTCGGTGTGCGTCAGAGTTTGCGTGGCGTGCTGACGCTCGCGGGCCCGAGTTCACGCATCGATCAGGCGTTCCTCGAGCGCAATCTCGGCGCGTTGTTCGATTGCGCCGCGCGCGCAACAGATGCGTTAGGTGGCGACTCGTGCGCCATGCGCAACGCGCAGCAGCACGCGGCCGAAGTTCAGGACAGGTGA
- a CDS encoding PP2C family serine/threonine-protein phosphatase, whose protein sequence is MTCPSQFRWTSSARSDVGRVREINEDACLAQPEPGRWAVADGMGGHAVGDLASRLVIDALSRLAPPLAMKTCIADARARLQTANRQLREEAARRQVQRIGSTIIVLLACDRFCGYLWAGDSRLYLYREGQLRQLTRDHSQVEELKALGVITDEEARHHPAQHMITRAVGATDVLQLDDDAIEVANGDVFLLCSDGLSNEVTDAEILAVLTTVACERASDELVELAIAHGGRDNVTAVVVQAEDPYASDKTLLNPGP, encoded by the coding sequence GTGACCTGTCCGAGCCAATTTCGATGGACGTCGTCCGCGCGTTCCGACGTGGGACGCGTCCGTGAAATCAACGAAGATGCCTGCCTCGCCCAGCCCGAACCCGGGCGCTGGGCCGTCGCCGACGGCATGGGCGGGCATGCGGTCGGCGATCTGGCGAGTCGCCTGGTGATCGATGCGCTGAGCCGGCTCGCGCCGCCGCTCGCCATGAAAACCTGCATTGCCGACGCGCGCGCACGACTGCAAACGGCCAATCGCCAACTGCGCGAGGAAGCCGCGCGCCGCCAGGTGCAACGGATTGGCAGCACGATAATTGTTCTGCTCGCGTGCGACCGTTTCTGCGGCTATCTATGGGCCGGCGACAGCCGCCTCTATCTATACCGCGAAGGACAATTGCGGCAACTCACGCGCGATCATAGTCAGGTGGAGGAACTCAAGGCGCTCGGTGTGATTACCGACGAAGAGGCACGGCACCACCCAGCGCAGCACATGATCACGCGCGCGGTCGGCGCCACGGATGTACTCCAACTCGATGACGATGCAATCGAAGTCGCGAACGGAGACGTCTTCCTGCTATGCAGCGACGGCCTGAGCAACGAAGTCACCGATGCGGAAATACTGGCGGTACTGACCACGGTGGCATGCGAGCGAGCATCCGACGAACTGGTCGAATTAGCCATCGCGCACGGCGGACGCGACAACGTCACCGCGGTGGTGGTGCAAGCCGAAGACCCGTATGCGTCCGACAAAACCCTGCTGAACCCCGGGCCTTGA
- a CDS encoding lecithin retinol acyltransferase family protein, protein MNTNSLPTSSEGYDAGSSETSTIDLPIGAHLVTQRCGYEHHGIYVGNGRVVHYAGFATSAHRGPVEEVELTRFAAGRPLVIRSTPSARYVGDEAVRRARSRLGENHYRLLTNNCEHFCAWCLLGESRSEQVHCCLRHPRAGMHTLVCLVKAFVERAANDGQVAAQLA, encoded by the coding sequence ATGAACACGAATTCTCTCCCGACGAGCAGCGAAGGCTACGACGCAGGCAGCAGCGAAACGTCGACCATCGACCTGCCGATCGGCGCGCATCTCGTGACGCAACGGTGCGGCTACGAACATCACGGCATTTACGTCGGCAATGGCCGCGTGGTCCATTACGCGGGCTTCGCAACCTCGGCGCATCGCGGCCCGGTGGAGGAAGTGGAATTAACCCGCTTCGCCGCCGGTCGTCCTTTGGTCATCCGCTCGACGCCGAGTGCTCGCTACGTCGGCGATGAAGCCGTGCGCCGTGCGCGCTCCCGCCTCGGCGAAAACCATTACCGCCTGCTGACGAATAACTGCGAACACTTCTGCGCGTGGTGCCTGCTTGGCGAAAGCCGCAGCGAACAGGTGCATTGCTGCTTAAGGCATCCCCGCGCCGGCATGCACACGCTGGTGTGTCTGGTGAAGGCGTTTGTCGAACGCGCGGCGAACGATGGTCAGGTTGCCGCCCAACTCGCATGA